In Arachis hypogaea cultivar Tifrunner chromosome 2, arahy.Tifrunner.gnm2.J5K5, whole genome shotgun sequence, a genomic segment contains:
- the LOC112740956 gene encoding uncharacterized protein, translating to MPCYAPSFCPYLVTPPSTSVHRGSRHRRPTKRNVTIHYPKMSLNNNDNTSNPNPSSLLTSLTKLLWGQSLPPGLLVSTARATWNATWRLMMSQLAPSDPSGGYARPASKFRLPQKNISSPTSLHLYVALPCPWAHRTLIVRALKGLEDAVPVSVASPGQDGSWEFKQANGPGLSPGLDKANRCRTLREVYGMRKGGYDGRATVPMLWDKDSKEVLCNESYDIIEFFNSGLNGLAHNSGLDLSPSELKGKIEEWYSVIYPNVNNGVYRCGFAQTQEAYDRAVNELFGTLDKLEDHLTSSRYLCGEKLTLVDICLFTTLIRFDVAYNVLFKCTKKKLCEYPNLHAYMRDIYQMPKVAETCNFSEIMDGYYKILFPLNPGSIRPIMPSTSEHEILCRPHGRESLSAALPVFVK from the exons ATGCCGTGTTATGCCCCTTCTTTCTGTCCCTACCTGGTAACTCCCCCGTCCACCTCCGTCCACCGCGGTTCCCGTCACCGGAGACCGACCAAACGCAACGTCACCATCCACTACCCAAAAATGTCCCTAAACAACAACGATAACACATCAAACCCTAACCCCTCTTCCTTGCTGACGTCGCTTACCAAACTCCTCTGGGGACAATCACTTCCGCCGGGCCTCCTAGTTTCCACCGCGCGTGCCACGTGGAATGCCACGTGGCGCCTCATGATGTCACAGCTCGCTCCCTCCGACCCCTCAGGCGGTTACGCCAGGCCGGCCTCCAAGTTCCGCTTACCACAGAAGAACATCTCAAGCCCAACGAGCCTGCACCTCTACGTGGCCCTTCCATGCCCGTGGGCCCACCGGACACTTATAGTCCGGGCCCTCAAGGGCCTTGAGGACGCCGTCCCGGTTTCCGTAGCATCCCCAGGCCAGGACGGGTCGTGGGAGTTCAAACAGGCCAATGGGCCGGGTTTAAGCCCGGGACTGGACAAGGCAAACAGGTGTAGAACGTTGAGGGAAGTTTATGGGATGAGAAAAGGTGGGTATGATGGGAGGGCCACGGTGCCTATGCTGTGGGACAAGGATTCGAAGGAGGTTTTGTGCAATGAGAGTTATGACATAATTGAATTTTTCAATTCCGGGTTGAACGGGTTGGCCCACAACTCGGGTTTGGATCTATCGCCTTCTGAGTTGAAGGGGAAGATTGAGGAATGGTATAGTGTGATATACCCAAATGTGAACAATGGTGTTTACAG GTGTGGATTTGCACAGACACAAGAAGCTTATGACAGAGCAGTGAATGAGTTGTTTGGAACATTAGACAAGCTGGAGGATCACTTGACCAGTTCCCGCTACTTATGTGGAGAAAAATTGACCCTTGTAGATATATGTCTGTTTACCACTCTAATTCGGTTTGATGTTGCATACAATGTTCTTTTTAAGTGTACCAAGAAGAAGTTATGTGAGTATCCAAATCTACATGCCTACATGCGTGACATTTATCAG ATGCCTAAGGTTGCAGAAACCTGCAATTTTTCAGAAATCATGGATGGTTATTACAAAATACTTTTCCCTCTAAATCCAGGGAGCATAAGACCAATCATGCCTTCCACTTCTGAGCATGAAATCCTTTGCAGACCTCATGGTAGGGAATCTCTATCAGCAGCTTTACCTGTCTTTGTTAAATAG